The nucleotide window ACGGGAGAGTGGGTGAGAGAGGATGCCTTGGGGGTGACTGGAGAGATATCTGTCTGCTCAGCCACAGCATGTGGCATCTCTGTCATCTGGCATGGGGTTGTAACAGAGGGTGTGGACTGAGATGCATCTGATGGGGTTGCAGAAGTGGCACAGACTGAATCACTCTCTTCAAAAAGCAAAGGCTTATCCACTGTGAAGCTAGGCTCTCCAGATGGTCTTACATCTGTTCCATCTGAGGGGCTGTAGTCAACCTCAGTTGGGCCATTCTCCGTAGCACGTGAGCTGACTCCCACAGATGGGTGCTCTGGGGATTGCTTACTAAAGTCCAGGGCTAAGGAGTGGTCAGGGGATTCCTGGCCAAATTCTATTGACATGGTAGAGTGCTCTGGGGATTTTGTgtcatgcatgtgtgttctGCTTTTTGACTTTGGTGAGATGTCTGGGGAGATAGACATGGGCCTGGGGCTATCTTCCTTGGATGGAGATCCCTCAGCCTCGTGGAAGGTGGTCGGGGTCTGaaccacagagacagacagcgagTCATCTACTTCTGTTGAGTGAGGAGAACCTACCTCAGCATGAAGGGAAGGAGAGTCCGTGGTTGGCTCTGGCAAGGAGCTGGTGGCCAGGGAGGCAGTGGATGCTGAagctaaatgtgaaaatgtgtcttCTGCTACCACTTCCTCCGGAGGGGTTCCCGACTTGTCTGATGTGGTACCCTCTGAAATGGACATTTTACTCTCTTCTTTGAAAGCTGTAAACGGAATGGTGTCCGATTCATGTTTGGTCATTGGTGTGGAGGACAAGACTGAATGGCcgttttctccatttttcttatGATCTACATCAAAGGGTGACTTTTCCTTATTTGTTGGGGAATCAGGTTCAGTTGGGGGTGGGCTTTTTGGAGAGGATATTACACTCTCTACAGGGGAGCGACTTTCTTGCTCTGGCTCATCAGGTTCTGGGGTAACTCTGCTGGAAGAATCCTCTTTATCACTTGTGACCTCCACAATTATTGGACCCTGTGCTTTGTCTTCTGACACAGGTGGTAGACTTGCTGCTTTTTCATCTACTGGTGACTGATAGTAAGGCGTGTGACCGGAGGATTGAGGCGAGTTAGCTCCTTCCAGTGTCTTGTCATCTGGGCTGAGGGAGGAATCTGCTGTTGCTCTTGTGCATCCTGCCAGTGTGGTGGACAGTTCTATTGGAGCAGCAAAAATTGATGGAGAATCAAAAGTATCCTTGCGGTCCACTGAGGGAGAACGAATAAGAGGTGATGTTGTGGTGGTTGAACTGAGTCTAGCTGAGTCTGCATCGTATTTCTCACATGACTCTAGAGCTGTGTCAAACCCTTCAGCTTCCCCTGCAGAGGGAAATTCCTTACAGAATTTATCTTCTTCTAACGATGAAGGAGGAGATATTGTGGAAGCGGAGTGGCTGTAGTCCTGGCCTTCTGTGGCGTCAGTCTGAGAACGATCTGATCCTGGCATATCCTGAAGTGGAGAAATCTTCTTCCTATCATACTCTACAGGTGCTGATGTCTCAAACCTGTCACCATCCTGTGGAGGAGATTCAGTCTCATCATTGGTGGTTTCATCACTCATAATATCCCTAGGAGTCAACATCTCATCCATGGGAGTAGGTATACTGGAGATCTCAATGGTGGACTGAGTGTAGCCAGAGGTGACAGTGTAATCCTCAGGGACTTCATCTCGGTTGTCATCATCTGAGGCTGTTGAGCACTCAAAGCCAACTGGAAGCATTTCTTCATGGATGGATGCTGCTGGAGAAACTGGTGAGGACACTTTGGGTGAGGCTATTACAAACAgattctgtttctctgtttgtctttcaatTCTGAGCTGATCttctacatttttattagtCACATCGTTGCTGTCTTCAACACTATCCGCTGGTTTGACTTCATAATGTCTGTCTTGGTTTTCATCTTCACTAGGAGTAAGCTTATCTTTATCTGATTCCATTCTCTGTTGTTCATAaacttcttctgtctctcccttttcttcatAATCTCCTCCCTCAGATGTCTCTTCCATTACAGTGCCCTCATCCTCAAACTTCTCAATAGCACTTCCATTGAGTTTTCCCTTAAGAACTTGTTCATCTGGTGTTACTCCACCGTCTCCCTCAGCCTCTGTTGTGGTTATACCCTCGTCCACAGACTCTAATGCCTCAGGTGACTCTTTGGTCTGTATTATTTCTTCACGGTGGATCATCACAGCCTCTTCTTTTTGACTTTGTTGCACCGTTGCATCATCCTCCACCAGCTCTTCAGCTCTGAGCTCATCAAAGTCCTTAGTAAGGTCCTCTGGTGAGGACATCCGAGATCTTTCTGCTTCTGGATCCTCTATAACAGCAGTGGCACGAGCTGCAGGTTTGCCACTATCCacctttgtctctttctttgtaACCTTCGgctttgctttctcttttaaCTTTGATGGTACTCCTGTATCTTTCTTTGAGGCATCATCTTTTTTCAGGGGCTTTGGTTTTGGTGCTAGATTCTTTTCTTCAGTtgtctttttaatgtctttagACAGTCTTTTGatatctttcttttgttctttcttttcttccttcttctctttcataGGCGAGTCTCTTCTGATATCCTTTTTTATAACTTTCTTTGCCTcctctttctttactttttcatcttttttactttcttgttTGTGTATATCATCTTTCTTTGCTACTTCTTTTTTaacctcctttttcttttccacagatATTTTGGTCTCCTTCTTAataatcttttccttttcagcttTTGGTTTTAGTTCAGACTTCTTTTTCTCTGGAGTTTCATTTTGCGCTGTTTGATCCGACTTTGCTTTTGATTCTTTCTCAGGTGCTtttgccttttcctttttcagtgggactttttcttttttctctgtcttttgggttttttcatGAGTTGATTCTGCATCTGTCTTTGCCTTTTCTGGTGCTTCCTCCTTTGAATCCTTTTTCATCTTGCTTGGTGATGGCTTTGGGGTAGACTTTAggctctctctgctgtctgttctgtgtttcATCTTAGCTTGCTTTAGTGTCGGTGTTGATGGCATATCAGAAGACAAAGCTTTTTGAGTGACAACTGGCTGCTTCAAGAAGTCCAAGTGCTTTAGCTTTTCTAAACCTTCAAAGATGTGATGCTGGGTGGCATTTCCAGGAAAGAGAACACGCACAACCTTATCTGAGGGATTTGCAGGGTGCCATACAATAAGCGAAGAGATAGATGTCAAGTAAGAGACAGGGAACTCAGATTCTTTTCCATTTGGCAGCAGAATAGAAGCGGTGTCCTTTTCACTACCTGTCCACTGCTTCATAAAGTGCTGCATCTCCTTGCTGTTCTTTGACGGATTAAGCACATACATCTCAAGCTTCCCGACACCCATTTTCTGAAAAAGTATGATTGGTTCGATAGTGTTTCCAACAGGTCTTTGCAAAGGCTCTGTCCTCAAATTTAGTTTGGCGAGGAACTGCTGAGTGAACGCTGCCTCCTCAACATTCCTCCGCACTCTGTGATTAGGTTCAGGGTTGTCCAGGTTTTCAGGAAGATTCACAAACACAACGCCAATATCTGGAGAAATCATGTTCTTCACCCAGTCACTGTTAGCTGTCGAACCCTGTGACTGTTCCTCCTCAAGCTCTGCAATCTTCCTCTGCAGCATGCTATTGATGCCAGGCAGGTTGTCGTCACCGATGTGGGTCAGGAGGATGGAGTCCACCCGGTCCAGATGTCTCACCAGCTTCCAGAAGCATGACTTCCTGTCCGAGCCACCGTTAATGAGCATGTTGAAGCCGTTTACAGCAAAGAGTGCAGAGTCACCGTGACCACCGGGGAAAATGTAACAGCATGGTTTTGAGAGTTTGAGGAATCCACCTGAGGTCGGTGGTTCTAACATGTCAAAAGGAGATGGGATCTCTACTGATTCAGATAAATACTCTGTGAATTCTGAGAGGCCCTCCATTTCAGGAAGTATGAAATTGGAGTTTAGTTTCATGTTAATGAAGTCCTGCAGGTTGTGTTTGTCCAAATTGGAGTTTTTCCAGTCGCCTTGTTCAGGGCAGAAGAGTGTAAGGTTGGCTTTGTTTGCTGGGTGAATGGTGCTGAGCAATTCACCAATCTAGGCATGgagaaaattttgattttttttttaacatactggaatcagtcaaatgaaatgaacaatGCTCTGCAATCACAGCTTCAGTATATGTACACACTGTATCTATGTGTCAGTAATTCTTAAGTCTATGTAATGCTAGAATGGTTGCTCTTAGGGGGGGCAACCACTATGCATTTTTGAATTTATACAACTGGCCATAGAAGGGTCGTATAAaccaaaatatataatattttaaccAATTGTGTGAAACATCTAAATAGCAAAAACTTATggcttttgtatttttcatggtACCAATATGTGCATATAAACTTTTAGAAAGAATTATTTTACAAGGTTATAGGTCATTGGGGTACCTACAAAAGTAGTCCTCATATTTGCTCACCTCTTGGTCAGTGAATATGTCTATGAaactgaagaaagagaaggagccAGACTGAAGAATCAGCTCCCCGGTGTTTTCAGCACATTGCCCTGAGAGAACCAGAAGCTTGTGTCTGGCAGTGTCTGAGATCATCAAACGAACCtagaaattaagagaaaaaagatattttctaTGATAGCATTGAAAAAAGAAGggcaaaaagtgaaagaaattatgaaaaagcatttataacccttggaaaaaaagaaattggtaATTTGTTTATTGCAAATGCTTTATAAGGAGAAGGAAtgctataaaataataatattactggCTACAGATACAGGGAATACAAAGCCTTACACAGCAATCAGCTCAATGATTTAGTGTATTTGATATATCACCAGTATCACATCACCCAAATCcattagctaattagctgaCTTGTTCTCTTGCTTTACAGTCTGCTAAGCATCCTTTCATCCTGTTATCTATCTGactctcctcttctccactggtcttttcttttttttctacttcaaCATCATCAGCTGTTCTGGGCGGTTGGCCAGGTCAATCCTGCTGTGCTGTGAGCTATTACTGATGCGCAGTTTGACTGCAGATATGGCTACGGGGTGGAGGCAACACTGAAAAGGAGCGTTGACACAGGAGAAAATCTTACACTCATGACCCTCCTATTTCTTTCTTCCCATCAAAATGTTGCAAAAGCTTTCCCACAATAACACAGGGTAAAATGATGCACTGTTATTCTTGCTGTAAACGAGACATTAGTCTCGTCCCTTGAGCTTCTAATTGCTCCTATATTTTATTTCTaaccaacagcaacaaacagcagatcATATTACATGAGTGGATAATTGGCCAAAATTGGTGGTCAGTCAAGGCTGAATAATAATCCTGCcttgtaaatgtgatttttttttaatggatttgtAAATATGAAAGAATAAGTATGAGGTTGTAACAATATGATACATTGTCAACAACAATTATAGCTCATTTTACCTCAGTACTGACTGCTTCATCTGAAGGGTTGATAAGTACCACCGTCTCAAGGACATTACTTTTATGGTGAAGAATTCTCTGCCCtgcaaaacagaacagaaaatagtagcaaatgatttaaaaaacacaaaacaaaacaaaaaacactgtcacataAATCTATCATACCAAGAAAttggattgtttttaatttcatgcatGTATATGATAACATCGACATGGTGCTTCTAACACTAATATTTTACCTTTCacaagttaaataaatgtaataaattaaatgtgctTATTAGAGCTAAATTggctgattaattgattaatttatcaacagaaaattaatcagcaaccatttccaaaatgtaaaaatgttttcttatttttctcgAATCAATGCCAAAAGTAACTCAGACCAAGTTTCTTAGtaatgaggatttgctgctttacttTGTCTTATGggatagtaaattgaatatcttcaagttttggacaaaaagacatttaagaCATCATCTTGGGGTTCAGGGAAGTGTAAGGGGCAGTAATCAGTGCTTTCTGAGATTTTGTAGACTAGTAAATCgataaataaaggaaataattggcagattaatcaagaatgaaaataatcatcagtttcAGCCCTAATCCATATTAACTacagaaaattcatcaaaatgtgcttgaaaacataaaaccgcaacatgtctctctctccaaaaACATGATGCATTGTATTGCATAGTGAACTTTACCTCTACAGATGTAGAATAATTGAGTCTGGTCTGGTCAGTTGGGACATGCtgctttcctttattttgtatCAAAGTCCAACCACCAAAAAGCACAGGGAAAATCAAAAATCATTATGCTTCATGTCTGTCCTTCTAATATGGACTTTCAGCCAATGTAAGCCTCTCAATTGCTTCCATTATAATGGGATAAAACACTGATTACAAAGTCCTTACGAATCTCGACTCCTCCGGTTCCTGTAAGGGGCAGGGCTCCACAAATTCATCAGCTCATTCATCAAACACATATGATCTGGCAGTTCCAATATGGCTGTGTAAATGTTAATGGTCTCTGTGGAATAGAGCTCTTTATCACTAAGATGGATGAAATCTCTAGAGATGGAAGTGTAACACCGCCATTATATCCTGAAATCCACTGCCAAGCATTAAAACCTGTTTCAGGATTAAATTCCTCCTCTACCATCCTTTGTGGTAAAAATCATCTAGCAGCTCCATGGCGCTGGATTTTGGGTGATGAtcagatgatttttttgtagTGTAATTAAACAGCAGCATTATGTTTcctttattaattcattattaatttagtcaagaacacaaaaattaaaaaaaattattttctgggATAATCCAGCAGATATGGGGCAACATTTACATTCAGctgagtcatgtttctggccacctgacgaACGTAAGTCTAATACTTACTCTCGTTTTGGTTGTGTTTATGTCTCTACCAACTACCAGAGGGACTAATCTtgctttagctgctaaatgtagTCTAACTTTGTCCGTCTACTATTTGGAGCTGAGCAggtggtgtacagtgggtttatcagggctttttttcacaagaacaggtgcctgctgtggctgaaaaaaattctgataaGAGATAAAATgctaaagatattcaatttactatgaGAAGACCATTAAATCTTTACATTTGACAACCTGGAAGGAGGGAATTTCTTACAGTTTTGCTTAGAGAAATtcctgaaattattttaaaacgattttaaaattgttgcagaGTAATGTTCCGaaaatcaactaatcaattaatcaactaagcGTAACACCTCCACTTTGACTTCTCTACTTGGACTGAGCTGCTATGAGATGACAAACAATACAGACCCAATAAATGTTGGGTGTATAAAAATTGTTTACTCTGCCATAAGTACCATTTACTACTCATAAAACAGAGTTGTTACACAGAAAAGGAACAGTGAGGTGTGACAGGCTTATAGTCAATCATCTTAGGTTTTGGATAATTGATTATGACAATGAATTTGATCCCACAGTGTGTGTATTAGAGGGCTATCCTCCTCAGCTGATAAGGCATACACAGGGTATCTCTAGCATCAATATTCACCCTGACGCACCAGGCCTCACTCGCTCAGCCCcacaatctgtctttttttcccttctccttgTTATCTCAGTTCTTTTCAAATACACGGATCAATGATTTGCCCTAGAGACACCTCACAAAAGAcgggttttattttgttaatgtaGATCAATATCCTCTGGTCAAAGCAAAGGAAATGCGACCACCAGAATGCTGAGAATAACACATAAGAGACTATGTTCCCTGTGAGGTTCAGAGGACAGTGTGGTGTTGCAATATAAGCTTTAAATCCAGAAGCGTACTAACTAGGAAGAGAGTGCTCCGTCCCTAGAGACATGATACTTGGGCAGTTATCTGACTGCCGCGCCGATTCCTCCATACATATTTCATATAGCAGATTCTCATCATGGAGCACAAAGCCATTAACCCTGATGCTTCTTCCCTCCATATGGAAAAACTCTTTCATTCACTGTTAATAGTGAAGTTCCTTCTATACAATATATGACTATTAGCCTTTAATAATCTGGGGAGTTCAGTGAAGGTAGAAATAATGACCCTGGGTTTAGTTACTTCCCAGGGACTTGGCAAAACCTTTTTGCAGTTCTGATATTGCACTCCATTTGTTTTATGGAGTCAGCTGTCTCGGGGGAAAATATTCCTAGTGTGAATTTGATTTTGAGCTTTGATATAAATTCAATATCTTGAGAGATACTTAAATGGCAAAAAGGCATGGCTGAATGCTGATATTTAAAGGTGGCTGATATTTTTTAGCTTCCATATTGAAAAGTCAAATTATTGCCTCAAGTATGAGATAGTGTAAGATAGAAATATGTATGTTTGAAAGCAATTAAGCCTGTTAGACTCCCTGTTTTCCTATTAAATAAATACCTTTGACTTTTGATAAATTTTTAATAGGAAAATCCCACTCCCTGTGCATGTGTCCTTTTATTAGCTGTTTGAAGTAGAGATTTGTGTCGGTCTAAtgccaccatcatcaaaatcCCAGCTGACTCTGGGAGAAACCGGCTTTACTGAGCTTTGTTGAGAGACTGACTACGGAGAGAACAATCAATCATGTACGTCTGTTGTTCATCCTGCTTGAGCTACTGTACACGAGCAATATCTGTAATTGCTAATGTAGTAGAAAAgctccttgttttttttgtttttttttgtatgtctcTGTTGGTACTGCCCTGCTTGCCGGCCTTTTATgtgatgaaacagaaaagacagcGGTCCTTACAAGTTGAGGACTGGTGAAGCACAAGGAAGCCACCGTCACCACCCCCATTACCCTGCCAAATTGCTGTGTTACTAAGCTATGCCGTCAAAAAAACACGACAGATTGCGCACTGGAGCTTGCTTGACCCTGGCAATTAC belongs to Xiphias gladius isolate SHS-SW01 ecotype Sanya breed wild chromosome 20, ASM1685928v1, whole genome shotgun sequence and includes:
- the map1b gene encoding microtubule-associated protein 1B, with amino-acid sequence MATLVESAEMETLGGQSKAGASPTSPSPSQHFNDGKFYLLVVIGEVITEDHLKCAIADIEKGIRSWDTNLIDCNLDQELKLFVSRHSARFSADVRGQRILHHKSNVLETVVLINPSDEAVSTEVRLMISDTARHKLLVLSGQCAENTGELILQSGSFSFFSFIDIFTDQEIGELLSTIHPANKANLTLFCPEQGDWKNSNLDKHNLQDFINMKLNSNFILPEMEGLSEFTEYLSESVEIPSPFDMLEPPTSGGFLKLSKPCCYIFPGGHGDSALFAVNGFNMLINGGSDRKSCFWKLVRHLDRVDSILLTHIGDDNLPGINSMLQRKIAELEEEQSQGSTANSDWVKNMISPDIGVVFVNLPENLDNPEPNHRVRRNVEEAAFTQQFLAKLNLRTEPLQRPVGNTIEPIILFQKMGVGKLEMYVLNPSKNSKEMQHFMKQWTGSEKDTASILLPNGKESEFPVSYLTSISSLIVWHPANPSDKVVRVLFPGNATQHHIFEGLEKLKHLDFLKQPVVTQKALSSDMPSTPTLKQAKMKHRTDSRESLKSTPKPSPSKMKKDSKEEAPEKAKTDAESTHEKTQKTEKKEKVPLKKEKAKAPEKESKAKSDQTAQNETPEKKKSELKPKAEKEKIIKKETKISVEKKKEVKKEVAKKDDIHKQESKKDEKVKKEEAKKVIKKDIRRDSPMKEKKEEKKEQKKDIKRLSKDIKKTTEEKNLAPKPKPLKKDDASKKDTGVPSKLKEKAKPKVTKKETKVDSGKPAARATAVIEDPEAERSRMSSPEDLTKDFDELRAEELVEDDATVQQSQKEEAVMIHREEIIQTKESPEALESVDEGITTTEAEGDGGVTPDEQVLKGKLNGSAIEKFEDEGTVMEETSEGGDYEEKGETEEVYEQQRMESDKDKLTPSEDENQDRHYEVKPADSVEDSNDVTNKNVEDQLRIERQTEKQNLFVIASPKVSSPVSPAASIHEEMLPVGFECSTASDDDNRDEVPEDYTVTSGYTQSTIEISSIPTPMDEMLTPRDIMSDETTNDETESPPQDGDRFETSAPVEYDRKKISPLQDMPGSDRSQTDATEGQDYSHSASTISPPSSLEEDKFCKEFPSAGEAEGFDTALESCEKYDADSARLSSTTTTSPLIRSPSVDRKDTFDSPSIFAAPIELSTTLAGCTRATADSSLSPDDKTLEGANSPQSSGHTPYYQSPVDEKAASLPPVSEDKAQGPIIVEVTSDKEDSSKSRSPVESVISSPKSPPPTEPDSPTNKEKSPFDVDHKKNGENGHSVLSSTPMTKHESDTIPFTAFKEESKMSISEGTTSDKSGTPPEEVVAEDTFSHLASASTASLATSSLPEPTTDSPSLHAEVGSPHSTEVDDSLSVSVVQTPTTFHEAEGSPSKEDSPRPMSISPDISPKSKSRTHMHDTKSPEHSTMSIEFGQESPDHSLALDFSKQSPEHPSVGVSSRATENGPTEVDYSPSDGTDVRPSGEPSFTVDKPLLFEESDSVCATSATPSDASQSTPSVTTPCQMTEMPHAVAEQTDISPVTPKASSLTHSPVSSVPSPVQGSPPAKDSTSPILPSVESISSKSDTQQKYDKSPSPPKATSPSSSSAFPKQETLFPAQETNPFKCEDSTLEAKSPVSPKVPSPSYLPLSSDLYNYNSACGSRDPDSTKRSPSAPSKTDVDLCLVTSCEYRHPKTELSPSFINPNPIEYFINEENALEEEKPLAKLGGGPPPPGGKLPTKQCEETPPTSISESAPSQTDSDVPPGTEECPSITADANIDSEDDSETLPTDRTLTYRHADPPPVVFRDSAPSSGHHDVCMVDPEALKAEENLHNANTDGEKLKKKKLSKKSASPARKTGLSKVKDTKTASPKKSVGEGKDAKNATNTSASRGVKSATSGKNNASVGTTLPNCPPMYMDLVYIPNHCSAKNVDAEFFKRVRSSYYVVSGNDQTAQEPSRAVLDALLEGKAQWGNNIQVTLIPTHDTDVMREWYQETHDKQQELNIMVLASSSTVVMQDESFPACKIEM